The Salinibaculum sp. SYNS191 genome has a window encoding:
- a CDS encoding cupredoxin domain-containing protein — MSPTSTQQQMDSQEIHPRFGYIGTGDDSPPVEPDHTINLAIKPRDPVPIPEFYFEPTGLAIEPGDTVRFNLASPHHNVNAYHPAFGYTQRVPTDAPPYSSPILGVGEYWLYTFETEGVHNIMCAPHELFGMVGSIVVGSPTGPAANPVGEAPAPSEQSRPPEFTAGLVLSDPAMTPENIADQGSVSWTDLAPESKRPLLTPVQEEG; from the coding sequence ATGTCACCGACATCCACACAGCAGCAGATGGACAGCCAGGAGATACACCCGCGATTCGGTTACATCGGGACCGGTGATGACTCACCGCCCGTCGAACCCGACCACACGATAAATCTGGCAATCAAGCCGCGTGACCCGGTCCCGATTCCGGAGTTCTACTTCGAACCGACCGGCCTGGCTATCGAACCGGGCGACACGGTTCGGTTCAATCTCGCCTCGCCGCATCACAACGTCAACGCGTACCACCCGGCATTCGGGTACACCCAGCGGGTCCCCACCGACGCACCGCCGTACTCCTCGCCCATCCTCGGTGTCGGCGAGTACTGGCTGTACACGTTCGAGACCGAGGGCGTCCACAACATCATGTGCGCCCCCCACGAGCTGTTCGGGATGGTCGGCTCCATCGTGGTCGGCTCGCCGACCGGTCCCGCAGCGAACCCCGTGGGCGAGGCTCCCGCACCGAGCGAACAGTCCCGCCCGCCGGAGTTCACGGCGGGACTCGTCCTCAGCGACCCCGCGATGACCCCGGAGAACATCGCCGACCAGGGGAGCGTCTCCTGGACCGACCTCGCCCCCGAGAGCAAACGACCGCTCCTCACGCCGGTTCAGGAAGAGGGCTGA
- a CDS encoding DUF7512 family protein produces the protein MFGIETLSGNAQAAVLVGIVLIEAMVLYLGYGWLETWFGPSLKRLLQGQCAVLDVLFRRCSVTENGGRE, from the coding sequence ATGTTCGGTATTGAGACCCTCAGCGGGAACGCGCAGGCGGCCGTACTCGTGGGAATCGTCCTCATCGAGGCGATGGTGCTGTACCTCGGATACGGCTGGCTGGAGACGTGGTTCGGACCGTCGCTCAAGCGATTGCTCCAGGGCCAGTGTGCAGTGCTGGACGTGCTCTTCCGGCGCTGTTCCGTGACCGAAAACGGGGGGAGAGAGTGA
- a CDS encoding sulfite exporter TauE/SafE family protein: protein MMEIFGVSATLLATFAGFGLLIGILFGFFGMGGSFLVTPALLVMGYEPSVAVGSGLAFVFGTSVIATLKHRDLGQVDYKLGVLMIAGTTAGIEVGKLGLEYLQDIGVADTIVSVAYVLLLGGIGAFVTREALKAGGGGGIDHDVDEDADAEDADIPEIAQKIQSYRIPPMMELRGGFKASLWMILLVAFATGLLSGFLGVGGGFIRMPALFYLIGVPVPVAVGTDLFEIVFSGGIGSFLYAQSGAVDLSIVVPLLAGSALGARIGATATSLVEEDDIKVYFGVMLLLGAIAVAVRKIGGVLDLPVLDTVSLLIILGAALLVSGAVSYSAVRELREEAQDRSVAADV, encoded by the coding sequence ATGATGGAGATATTCGGCGTCAGCGCGACCCTGCTGGCGACCTTCGCGGGGTTCGGGTTGCTCATCGGCATCCTGTTCGGGTTCTTCGGGATGGGCGGCTCGTTCCTCGTCACGCCGGCGCTGCTGGTGATGGGCTACGAGCCCAGCGTCGCCGTCGGGTCCGGGCTGGCTTTCGTCTTCGGGACGTCGGTCATCGCCACGCTCAAACACCGTGACCTCGGCCAGGTCGACTACAAGCTCGGCGTGTTGATGATCGCCGGCACCACGGCCGGCATCGAAGTCGGCAAACTCGGGCTGGAGTACCTCCAGGACATCGGCGTCGCCGACACGATCGTCAGCGTCGCTTACGTCCTCCTGCTGGGTGGCATCGGGGCCTTCGTGACGCGCGAGGCACTCAAGGCCGGCGGCGGGGGCGGAATCGACCACGACGTCGACGAAGACGCCGACGCGGAGGACGCGGACATCCCCGAGATTGCACAGAAGATACAGTCCTACCGCATCCCGCCGATGATGGAGCTACGGGGCGGCTTCAAGGCGTCGCTGTGGATGATACTGCTCGTCGCGTTCGCGACCGGACTGCTCTCCGGGTTCCTGGGCGTCGGCGGCGGCTTCATCCGCATGCCCGCGCTGTTCTACCTCATCGGCGTGCCGGTCCCCGTCGCTGTCGGGACGGACCTCTTCGAGATCGTCTTCTCGGGAGGTATCGGGAGCTTCCTGTACGCGCAGTCCGGGGCCGTCGACCTGAGCATCGTCGTCCCGTTGCTCGCGGGGAGCGCACTCGGCGCGCGCATCGGCGCGACGGCGACGAGTCTCGTCGAGGAGGACGACATCAAGGTGTACTTCGGCGTGATGCTGTTGCTCGGTGCCATCGCCGTCGCGGTCCGGAAGATCGGCGGCGTGTTGGACCTCCCGGTGCTGGACACGGTGAGCCTGCTCATCATCCTCGGCGCGGCCCTGCTGGTCAGCGGCGCTGTCTCCTACAGCGCAGTCCGGGAACTCCGCGAGGAAGCCCAGGACAGGTCGGTCGCGGCTGACGTCTGA
- a CDS encoding MBL fold metallo-hydrolase: protein MEPEDFPTPDVEVDEIAPAELKEQIDSGDPVTILDTRMNSDFDEWHIDGPSVDIANVPYFHFLDDEVDDDVMEQIPTGDPLVVLCAKGGASEYVAGVLAEAGRDVVHLEEGMNGWARIYERTPVTRYDGPGDLYQYQRPSSGCLGYLAVSDGEAAVIDPLRAFTDRYLDDAEDLGVDLTYAFDTHIHADHISGVRDLHERGVTGVVPEEARPRGVTYVDEVETAEDGETYAVGDIEIDVVYTPGHTSGMTSYLVGDSLLATGDGLFVESVARPDLEEGDEGAPDAARQLYETLQTKVLPLDDDVLIGGAHFSDAAEPADDGTYTAPIGELEAEMDALTMDEEEFVDLILSDMPPRPANYEDIIATNLGQQTADDDEAFELELGPNNCAASQDALTGD from the coding sequence ATGGAACCAGAGGACTTCCCGACACCGGACGTCGAGGTCGACGAAATCGCCCCAGCGGAACTCAAGGAGCAAATCGACAGCGGCGACCCAGTCACTATCCTCGACACCCGGATGAACAGCGACTTCGACGAGTGGCACATCGACGGTCCCTCCGTGGACATCGCGAACGTCCCGTACTTCCACTTCCTCGACGACGAGGTCGACGACGACGTCATGGAACAGATTCCCACGGGCGACCCGCTGGTCGTGCTCTGTGCCAAGGGCGGTGCCAGCGAGTACGTCGCCGGCGTGCTGGCAGAAGCCGGCCGCGACGTCGTCCACCTCGAAGAGGGCATGAACGGCTGGGCGCGCATCTACGAGCGCACGCCGGTCACACGGTACGACGGTCCCGGCGACCTCTACCAGTACCAGCGCCCCTCCAGCGGCTGTCTCGGCTACCTCGCCGTCTCCGATGGTGAGGCCGCAGTCATCGACCCGCTCCGGGCGTTCACCGACCGGTATCTCGACGACGCCGAGGACCTGGGCGTCGACCTGACCTACGCCTTCGACACCCACATCCACGCGGACCACATCAGCGGCGTCCGCGACCTCCACGAGCGCGGCGTCACCGGCGTCGTGCCGGAGGAGGCCCGCCCACGCGGCGTCACCTACGTCGACGAGGTCGAGACCGCCGAGGACGGCGAGACGTACGCCGTCGGCGACATCGAGATAGACGTCGTCTACACGCCCGGTCACACCTCGGGCATGACGTCCTACCTCGTCGGCGACAGCCTGCTGGCGACGGGCGACGGCCTGTTCGTCGAGAGCGTCGCCCGGCCCGACCTGGAGGAGGGCGACGAGGGCGCGCCCGACGCGGCCCGTCAGCTCTACGAGACGCTCCAGACGAAGGTCCTGCCGCTCGACGACGACGTGCTCATCGGCGGCGCACACTTCAGCGACGCCGCCGAGCCGGCCGACGACGGAACCTACACCGCGCCCATCGGCGAACTGGAAGCGGAGATGGACGCGCTCACGATGGACGAGGAGGAGTTCGTCGACCTCATCCTCTCGGACATGCCGCCGCGGCCGGCGAACTACGAGGACATCATCGCGACCAACCTGGGCCAGCAGACGGCCGACGACGACGAGGCCTTCGAACTCGAACTCGGTCCCAACAACTGTGCGGCCAGCCAGGACGCCCTGACCGGCGACTGA
- a CDS encoding universal stress protein — translation MRAVFATDLSDAIEAAISSRTCLECLERYGIDEFDLITVTSPNVTVGMPGSDVGGRTKKGLARQQRLLEEEGFTVNTHVMRGTPHRRINGLADRIDADLIIVGSRGQSPLEQRFIGGTARNVARTSVRPLLLQRIVEGDDDHEVANEHLFERVLYATDFSENAERAFEQFDNLTEATKEATLLHVAPPERRAGSNEEAVADAEERLEALAEQLEAKGIDTRVLVREGEATEEILAVEKEVQPTTILMGSRGRSPMRRLLLGSVSEEVTAKANCNVLLVPPTRVR, via the coding sequence ATGCGCGCAGTATTCGCAACCGACCTGTCCGACGCCATCGAGGCCGCAATCAGTTCGCGGACGTGTCTGGAGTGTCTCGAACGCTACGGCATCGACGAGTTCGACCTCATAACGGTGACCAGCCCGAACGTCACCGTGGGGATGCCCGGCAGTGACGTGGGGGGGCGGACCAAGAAGGGACTCGCCCGCCAGCAGCGACTGCTCGAAGAGGAGGGGTTCACGGTGAACACCCACGTGATGCGCGGGACACCGCACCGTCGCATCAACGGGCTGGCCGACCGGATCGACGCCGACCTCATCATCGTGGGGTCCCGCGGGCAGAGCCCGCTCGAACAGCGGTTCATCGGCGGAACCGCGAGGAACGTGGCTCGGACGTCGGTCCGACCGCTCCTGCTCCAGCGAATCGTCGAGGGCGACGACGACCACGAAGTCGCCAACGAGCACCTCTTCGAGCGAGTGCTGTACGCGACCGACTTCTCCGAGAACGCCGAGCGCGCCTTCGAACAGTTCGACAACCTCACCGAGGCGACGAAGGAGGCGACACTGTTGCACGTCGCGCCACCGGAACGGCGGGCGGGCAGCAACGAGGAGGCCGTCGCGGACGCGGAGGAGCGACTGGAGGCGCTGGCCGAGCAACTCGAAGCGAAGGGCATCGACACGCGCGTGCTCGTCCGGGAGGGCGAGGCCACCGAGGAGATACTCGCCGTCGAGAAGGAGGTCCAGCCGACCACGATTCTCATGGGGTCGCGCGGCCGGAGTCCGATGCGGCGGCTCCTGCTCGGGAGCGTCTCCGAGGAAGTGACCGCGAAGGCGAACTGCAACGTGCTCCTCGTCCCGCCGACGAGGGTGCGCTGA
- a CDS encoding XdhC family protein, giving the protein MTRDAGEPWAVTAKDRRALARSLRSRDASAAVVTVAAVEGSAYRRPGAKMVVPAGGEPVGAVTAGCLEGPAVDVATTVIESGRPRTEVFDMTADDSGEWGLGLGCNGVIDLFVEPLDASLDPVLDVLADGEPVTVVTVVEAGEDELVGSRVLVTRDGTVRDVPARRRVPDGLLDDAADTIEQVRGTAATQTAEVGSGATLLVDGLQPVPTVLAVGSQPDVEPVTRFADDVGFRVVVYSPRGATDESTFPRADIVRTGNPSDVADVVETPEHTYAVVMSHNLVDDRLAVEALLDRAALPYVGLMGPRKRFDSLRDLLADDGVALPAEALERISTPVGLDLGGGTPAEIALSVVGEVVAVSNGRAGGRLSDRAGPIHPRTAVDGGD; this is encoded by the coding sequence ATGACACGAGACGCCGGTGAACCGTGGGCCGTCACCGCGAAGGACCGCCGAGCGCTCGCCCGCTCGCTCCGGTCCCGGGACGCGTCGGCGGCCGTCGTGACGGTGGCCGCCGTCGAGGGCTCGGCCTACCGGCGGCCGGGTGCGAAGATGGTCGTCCCTGCGGGCGGCGAACCGGTCGGGGCGGTGACGGCGGGTTGTCTGGAGGGGCCGGCGGTCGACGTCGCGACGACCGTCATCGAGAGCGGACGACCCCGCACCGAAGTGTTCGACATGACCGCCGACGATTCGGGCGAGTGGGGCCTGGGACTCGGCTGTAACGGCGTCATCGACCTGTTCGTGGAACCCCTCGACGCGAGCCTCGACCCGGTGCTCGACGTCCTCGCTGACGGCGAACCTGTGACAGTCGTGACCGTGGTCGAGGCCGGCGAGGACGAACTCGTCGGGAGCCGCGTCCTCGTCACCCGCGACGGCACTGTCCGCGACGTGCCGGCGCGACGGCGAGTGCCCGACGGACTCCTCGACGACGCGGCCGACACTATCGAGCAGGTCCGCGGAACTGCAGCGACGCAGACGGCGGAGGTGGGCAGCGGTGCGACGCTGCTGGTCGACGGCCTCCAGCCCGTTCCGACGGTCCTCGCCGTCGGCAGCCAGCCCGACGTCGAACCCGTGACGCGGTTCGCGGACGACGTCGGGTTCCGGGTCGTCGTGTACTCCCCCCGCGGAGCGACCGACGAATCCACGTTCCCCCGCGCCGACATCGTGCGGACGGGTAATCCGTCCGACGTCGCCGACGTCGTCGAGACTCCCGAGCACACGTACGCGGTGGTCATGTCCCACAATCTGGTCGACGACCGGCTGGCGGTCGAGGCGCTGCTCGACCGGGCCGCGCTCCCCTACGTCGGACTCATGGGGCCGCGAAAGCGGTTCGACAGCCTCCGTGACCTCCTTGCCGACGATGGCGTCGCGCTCCCGGCCGAGGCGCTGGAGCGCATCTCGACGCCGGTCGGCCTCGACCTCGGGGGCGGCACACCGGCCGAAATCGCGCTCAGCGTCGTCGGCGAAGTCGTCGCGGTCAGCAACGGCCGCGCTGGCGGTCGTCTGAGCGACCGGGCGGGACCGATTCACCCCCGCACCGCCGTCGACGGCGGGGACT